A stretch of DNA from Meiothermus cerbereus DSM 11376:
GAGCGCAAACAGGGTGTAGTCGCGGCCCTGGCCCACGCCCGCACCGGCGCGGAACTTGGTACCACGCTGGCGCACCAGCACGTTACCCGCCTTGACCACCTGGCCCTCGAAACGCTTGACCCCCAGGCGCTTGGCTTGGCTGTCGCGCCCGTTTTTGGTTGAACCCAGACCTTTCTTGTGTGCCATAGTGAGCTCCTTCAGGGCGCCGATAGCTCATAGCAGATGGCTAAAAGCTATCGGCTATCAGCTAAGCGCGAATCTCCTTCACCACAATCTCGGTGTAGGGCTGGCGGTGGCCCCGCCGACGGCGGTACTGGACTTTGGCCTTGAATTTGGCCACCACTACCTTTTTGCCTTTGCCGTGCTCGAGCACCTCGGCCACCACCTTGGCGCCGGGTACGGTGGGGCTGCCAATCACAGTCTTCTCGCCACCCAGCATCAGGGCGTCGAACTCCACGGTATCGCCGGGGTTGGCCTCGAGCTTCTCCACACGCAGCTTGCTGCCCGCTTCTGCGCGGTACTGTTTACCACCGGATTTAATGATTGCGTACATGACCACACTCTCCAGTTAGCCGTCCGGGATGCAGGTGCAATCCAACCAAACGGCTCGGGCCTTTTGACCCAGCCAACTGACAACTATAGCGGCTATGGCCAATTGTTTCAAGTGCTTGTCGCGGCCTCGCGGCCCCAGTGGGGGCGCTTGCTGGAAACTTCCAAAAATGTGGTAGGCTCTCTTTTGCGGATGGGCAGGAGTTTCCAAACCTGCTCCCGCCCTCGGCGGAGGCTTAGATTGATAAGCACAAGCTCTGTCGTTGATTACGCTGAAAAGGTGCGCCAGCTGGTCAAACCTGAGCGCTACGAACATATTCTGCGGGTAGCCGAGTTGGCCGCCCAGATTGCCGCAGCCAACGGGCTTGACCAGGAGAAAGCTTATTTGGCAGCAATCCTGCACGACGCGGCGCGCGACCTCAGCGCCGAACGCCTGCAGCAGCTTGCTCCACCCGAAAACGATATCGAGCGTCAGAATCCCCTGGCCCTGCATGGGCGGGCGGGCCGACGACTGGCCCAGGAATGGGGCATCGAGGATCAAGAGGTGCTCGAGGCCATCGAGGGCCACGTCTACGGGGTTGATCCCGAACATAAAATCGGCATGGCGCTCTACATCGCCGATGTCTCCGAGCCGGGCCGCGGGGTCAATCAGGAGATCCGCGAAATGGCGCTGGCGGGGCAGCTCGAGGAGGCCTACCAGAAAGCCGTGATCTGCAAAGTCCG
This window harbors:
- the rplU gene encoding 50S ribosomal protein L21, yielding MYAIIKSGGKQYRAEAGSKLRVEKLEANPGDTVEFDALMLGGEKTVIGSPTVPGAKVVAEVLEHGKGKKVVVAKFKAKVQYRRRRGHRQPYTEIVVKEIRA
- the yqeK gene encoding bis(5'-nucleosyl)-tetraphosphatase (symmetrical) YqeK, yielding MISTSSVVDYAEKVRQLVKPERYEHILRVAELAAQIAAANGLDQEKAYLAAILHDAARDLSAERLQQLAPPENDIERQNPLALHGRAGRRLAQEWGIEDQEVLEAIEGHVYGVDPEHKIGMALYIADVSEPGRGVNQEIREMALAGQLEEAYQKAVICKVRYLQKKGIEPHPRTWAAYQALRAAPDEP
- the rpmA gene encoding 50S ribosomal protein L27, which translates into the protein MAHKKGLGSTKNGRDSQAKRLGVKRFEGQVVKAGNVLVRQRGTKFRAGAGVGQGRDYTLFALIDGVVEFADKGRMGRFVRVKPLEVAQAGD